One Sphingomonas sp. FARSPH DNA segment encodes these proteins:
- a CDS encoding potassium transporter Kup, whose translation MRGTQHDHALEQRHHSDGLLKLAVGAVGIVFGDIGTSPLYAFRETFAGHHKLALDPMHIMGVLSLMFWSMMIVVSIKYVAIIMRADNKGEGGSLALLALVSGRTRSKRWTAGIILLGVFATSLFYGDSMITPAVTVLGAVEGLAIAAPAFSPLVLPIAVAILVALFWVQKNGTARIGLVFGPIMLVYFATIAVLGILSVVQTPQVLGAFSPHHAIRFFAHDPIRAFLALGSVVLAVTGAEALYADMGHFGRRPIGLSWLCFVLPALMCNYLGQGALLFREGYAALQSPFYMLAPDELQLPLVILATMAAIIASQAVISGAFSVTQQAIQLGYMPRLRIEHTSAATAGQIYIPLINWMLMAMVILLVLFFRTSSNLTSAYGIAVTGAMLIDSCLLGVALLRLWNWPIYAAAPLLALFFLVDGAYFTANLTKVPDGGWFPLMIGLIVFTLLTTWSKGRALMMARLREAAMPIKVFITSAANSASRVPGTAVFMTSSAEGVPHALLHNLKHNKVLHERVILLTVKVVDQPYWPATDRADEQPMGEGFYRVVLRYGFMEEVDVPAALKRVHTCGADFKMMDTSFFLSRQTLLPSERPGMMLWREKLFSWMLRNAESAMEFFRLPTNRVVELGSQVEI comes from the coding sequence ATGCGCGGCACGCAGCACGATCACGCGCTGGAGCAGCGCCATCATAGCGACGGCTTGCTCAAGCTGGCGGTGGGTGCGGTCGGCATCGTCTTCGGCGACATCGGCACCAGCCCGCTCTATGCGTTCCGCGAGACGTTCGCGGGCCATCACAAGCTGGCGCTGGACCCGATGCACATCATGGGCGTGCTCAGCCTGATGTTCTGGTCGATGATGATCGTCGTCTCGATCAAATATGTCGCGATCATCATGCGCGCGGACAACAAGGGCGAAGGCGGCAGCCTTGCGCTCCTCGCGCTCGTTTCGGGTCGCACGCGCAGCAAAAGGTGGACCGCGGGCATCATCCTGCTCGGCGTGTTCGCGACCTCGCTCTTCTACGGCGATTCGATGATCACCCCGGCGGTGACCGTGCTGGGCGCGGTGGAGGGGCTGGCGATCGCCGCGCCCGCCTTCTCGCCGCTGGTCCTGCCGATCGCGGTCGCGATCCTCGTCGCCTTGTTCTGGGTACAGAAGAACGGCACGGCGCGCATCGGCCTCGTCTTCGGGCCGATCATGCTCGTCTATTTCGCGACGATCGCGGTGCTCGGCATCCTCAGCGTCGTGCAGACGCCGCAGGTTCTCGGCGCCTTCTCGCCGCACCATGCGATACGGTTCTTCGCGCACGATCCAATCCGGGCCTTCCTCGCGCTCGGCTCGGTTGTGCTCGCGGTGACGGGGGCGGAGGCGCTCTACGCCGACATGGGGCATTTCGGCCGTCGGCCGATCGGCCTGTCGTGGCTGTGCTTCGTGCTGCCCGCGCTGATGTGCAATTATCTGGGGCAGGGGGCGTTGCTGTTCCGCGAGGGATATGCGGCGTTGCAAAGCCCCTTCTACATGCTCGCACCGGACGAACTGCAGCTGCCGCTCGTTATCCTCGCGACGATGGCGGCGATCATCGCCAGCCAGGCGGTGATTTCGGGCGCCTTCTCGGTGACGCAGCAGGCGATCCAGCTCGGTTATATGCCGCGCCTGCGCATCGAGCATACCAGTGCCGCGACCGCGGGGCAGATCTACATCCCGCTGATCAACTGGATGCTGATGGCGATGGTGATCCTGCTGGTGCTGTTCTTCCGCACCTCGTCCAACCTCACCTCCGCCTACGGCATCGCGGTCACGGGGGCGATGTTGATCGATTCCTGCCTGCTCGGCGTCGCGTTGCTGCGCCTGTGGAACTGGCCGATCTATGCCGCCGCGCCACTGCTCGCCTTGTTCTTCCTCGTCGATGGCGCCTATTTCACCGCCAATCTGACGAAGGTGCCGGATGGCGGCTGGTTCCCGCTGATGATCGGCCTGATCGTCTTCACCCTGCTCACCACCTGGTCGAAGGGGCGTGCGCTGATGATGGCGCGGCTGCGTGAAGCGGCGATGCCGATCAAGGTGTTCATCACCTCCGCGGCCAATTCCGCCAGCCGCGTACCCGGTACCGCGGTGTTCATGACGTCGAGCGCGGAGGGCGTGCCGCACGCGCTGCTCCACAACCTGAAGCACAACAAGGTGCTGCACGAGCGGGTGATCCTGCTGACGGTGAAGGTCGTCGACCAACCCTATTGGCCCGCGACCGACCGGGCCGACGAACAGCCGATGGGGGAGGGCTTCTACCGCGTCGTACTGCGCTATGGCTTCATGGAGGAGGTCGACGTGCCCGCCGCATTGAAGCGCGTGCATACCTGCGGTGCCGACTTCAAGATGATGGACACGAGCTTCTTTCTGTCGCGGCAGACGCTGCTCCCGTCGGAGCGACCGGGTATGATGTTGTGGCGCGAGAAGCTGTTCTCGTGGATGCTGCGCAACGCCGAAAGCGCAATGGAATTCTTCCGCCTGCCGACCAACCGCGTGGTCGAACTCGGCAGCCAGGTGGAGATTTGA
- a CDS encoding Lrp/AsnC family transcriptional regulator has product MLDALDRRILTQLAGNSDLTSAELGDAVGLSPSAAHRRVATLRERGYIAGYRAILSKAARGDPSTVLVNVTLRDQREETMAAFEREIVDCREVRECFLMSGEADYMLHVEVRRDDTFERIHRETLSRLPGVARLASHFVIREVVRRG; this is encoded by the coding sequence ATGCTCGATGCCCTCGACCGCCGCATCCTGACACAATTGGCGGGCAATTCCGACCTGACCAGCGCCGAATTGGGCGATGCGGTTGGATTGTCGCCGAGCGCCGCGCACCGCCGCGTCGCGACGCTGCGCGAGCGGGGCTACATCGCCGGCTATCGCGCGATCCTGAGCAAGGCGGCGCGTGGCGACCCCAGCACCGTGCTCGTCAACGTCACGCTGCGCGACCAGCGCGAGGAGACGATGGCCGCGTTCGAGCGCGAGATCGTCGATTGCCGCGAGGTGCGCGAATGCTTCCTGATGAGCGGCGAGGCGGATTACATGCTGCACGTCGAGGTCCGGCGCGACGATACGTTCGAACGCATCCATCGCGAAACGCTGTCGCGTCTGCCCGGCGTCGCCCGGCTCGCGTCGCATTTCGTCATTCGCGAGGTCGTGCGGCGCGGCTGA
- the ald gene encoding alanine dehydrogenase gives MRIGVPKEIKNHEYRVGLTPPSVAELVAAGHDVVVQTQAGAGIDFGDEDYIAAGASILGTAAEVFAAADMIVKVKEPQASEIALLEPRHLLFTYLHLAADKPQAEGLIKSGATCIAYETVTAARGGLPLLKPMSEVAGRMSVQVGAHYLEKEQGGRGVLLGGVPGVAPAKVAILGGGVSGVNAAQMAVGMRADVTIYDISNDRLAELDMFFSSQIKTAYASKAAIASAVKNAHLVIGAVLVPGAAAPKLVTREMVKTMKRGAVMVDIAIDQGGCFETSHATTHEDPVFDVDGVIHYCVANMPGAVARTSTFALNNATLPFAVKLANLGAEAAMKADAHLANGLNVYHGKITHHAVAEALDLPFAGWNG, from the coding sequence ATGCGAATCGGCGTACCGAAAGAGATCAAGAACCACGAATATCGTGTCGGCCTGACTCCGCCGTCGGTGGCGGAACTGGTCGCGGCCGGCCACGACGTCGTCGTGCAGACGCAGGCGGGCGCCGGCATCGATTTCGGCGATGAGGATTATATCGCCGCCGGCGCGAGCATCCTGGGCACCGCGGCCGAGGTATTCGCCGCCGCCGACATGATCGTAAAGGTCAAGGAACCGCAGGCGAGCGAGATCGCGCTGCTCGAACCGCGCCACCTGCTGTTCACTTACCTCCACCTTGCCGCGGACAAGCCGCAGGCGGAAGGGCTGATCAAGTCGGGTGCGACGTGCATCGCCTATGAAACCGTCACCGCGGCGCGCGGCGGCCTGCCGCTGCTGAAGCCGATGAGCGAGGTCGCGGGCCGCATGTCGGTGCAGGTCGGCGCGCATTACCTCGAAAAGGAACAGGGCGGCCGCGGCGTGCTGCTGGGCGGCGTGCCGGGCGTCGCGCCGGCGAAGGTCGCGATCCTCGGCGGCGGTGTGTCGGGCGTCAATGCGGCGCAGATGGCGGTCGGCATGCGCGCCGACGTCACGATCTACGACATTTCGAACGATCGCCTGGCGGAACTCGACATGTTCTTCTCCAGCCAGATCAAGACTGCCTACGCCAGCAAGGCGGCGATCGCCTCTGCGGTGAAGAACGCGCATCTCGTCATCGGCGCGGTGCTGGTCCCGGGTGCTGCCGCGCCCAAGCTGGTCACGCGCGAGATGGTGAAGACGATGAAGCGCGGCGCGGTGATGGTCGACATCGCGATCGACCAGGGCGGCTGTTTCGAGACGAGCCACGCGACGACGCACGAGGACCCGGTGTTCGACGTCGATGGCGTCATCCATTATTGCGTCGCCAACATGCCCGGCGCGGTCGCGCGCACCAGCACCTTCGCGCTCAACAACGCGACGCTGCCCTTCGCGGTGAAGCTCGCCAACCTGGGCGCGGAAGCGGCGATGAAGGCGGATGCGCATCTCGCCAACGGCCTCAACGTCTATCACGGCAAGATCACGCACCATGCGGTCGCCGAGGCGCTGGACCTGCCGTTCGCGGGCTGGAACGGATAA
- a CDS encoding DUF3072 domain-containing protein has protein sequence MSTTENPKDHPTGNAEKDPDDWTTGDEPMTGAQASYLKTLSEEAGEPFDDGLTKAEASKRIDALQDKTGRGR, from the coding sequence ATGTCGACGACCGAAAACCCCAAAGACCATCCGACCGGCAATGCGGAGAAGGATCCCGACGACTGGACGACCGGCGACGAGCCGATGACCGGCGCGCAGGCGAGCTACCTCAAGACGCTGAGCGAGGAAGCCGGCGAGCCGTTCGACGACGGCCTGACCAAGGCGGAGGCATCGAAGCGCATCGACGCGTTGCAGGACAAGACCGGGCGCGGCCGGTAA
- a CDS encoding tetratricopeptide repeat protein — protein sequence MGWVTLLVLAAIGAAAVAALRVPRLLWSAIGAAAMLGAAGYAWQGRPMLAARPATASAAIRPDDLAMIDLRNRMLGQYTADGAYLVAADAMSRTGDPRAAVRVILGGINHVPESLMLWTALGSALATHDGDRVSPPALFAFQQAMRLSPRHPAPPFFLGLAYIREENFDAAQQYWRRALALTPPNASYRPDIAVRLMLLDRMIAMRDRTGR from the coding sequence ATGGGCTGGGTCACGCTGCTGGTGCTTGCCGCGATCGGGGCGGCGGCGGTCGCAGCACTGCGCGTGCCGCGGCTGCTGTGGAGCGCGATCGGCGCGGCGGCGATGCTCGGGGCGGCAGGCTATGCTTGGCAGGGGCGACCGATGCTCGCCGCCCGTCCCGCCACGGCGAGTGCGGCGATCCGGCCCGACGATCTGGCCATGATCGACCTGCGCAACCGTATGCTCGGCCAATATACCGCAGATGGGGCGTATCTGGTCGCGGCCGATGCGATGAGCCGCACGGGCGATCCGCGCGCCGCGGTGCGCGTGATCCTGGGCGGCATCAACCATGTGCCCGAAAGCCTGATGCTGTGGACCGCGCTGGGCAGCGCGCTGGCGACGCATGACGGCGATCGCGTGTCTCCGCCCGCGCTGTTCGCCTTCCAGCAGGCGATGCGCCTGTCGCCGCGGCATCCGGCGCCCCCGTTCTTCCTGGGGCTCGCCTACATCCGCGAGGAAAATTTCGACGCTGCGCAGCAATATTGGCGGCGTGCCCTGGCGCTGACGCCCCCCAACGCGTCGTATCGACCGGACATCGCGGTACGGCTGATGCTGCTCGACCGGATGATCGCGATGCGCGACCGGACGGGGCGGTAA
- a CDS encoding cytochrome c-type biogenesis protein: protein MRRWLFALAMVAAPALADPSTPPAALANTQLRDPLREAQAQRLMETLRCLVCQGQSIADSDASIAGDMRALVRQRIAAGESPQAIRRWLVARYGDYVTYDPPLNGATWPLWFAPIALLVVGVAVARVSFRRRMR from the coding sequence ATGAGGCGCTGGCTGTTCGCGCTTGCCATGGTGGCGGCGCCCGCGCTCGCCGATCCGTCGACGCCGCCCGCCGCGCTTGCCAATACGCAGCTGCGCGACCCGTTGCGCGAGGCGCAGGCGCAGCGATTGATGGAGACGCTGCGCTGTCTCGTCTGTCAGGGGCAGTCGATCGCCGACAGCGACGCGAGCATCGCGGGCGACATGCGCGCGCTCGTCCGCCAGCGGATCGCCGCTGGGGAGAGCCCGCAGGCGATCCGGCGCTGGCTGGTCGCGCGCTATGGCGATTACGTCACCTACGACCCGCCGCTGAACGGTGCGACATGGCCCCTGTGGTTCGCGCCGATCGCGTTGCTGGTCGTGGGCGTGGCGGTCGCACGGGTCAGCTTCCGCCGGAGGATGCGCTGA
- a CDS encoding redoxin family protein, protein MKRVMLWLPLAAFSFLFGIAALGLIKPADRTVRSQLVGKSLPDFRLPPLALGKPGVSSADFHRGEPRLLNIFASWCIPCAAEAPQLMRLKAMGIPVDAVAIRDTAPALTAFLRRNGDPYARIGDDRQSSVQLALGSSGVPETFVVDGQGRIVLQHVGDIRAEDIDAIAAAVKGAR, encoded by the coding sequence ATGAAGCGCGTGATGCTGTGGCTGCCGCTTGCCGCCTTTTCCTTCCTGTTCGGCATCGCCGCGCTCGGGCTGATCAAGCCGGCGGACCGCACCGTACGCTCGCAGCTGGTCGGCAAATCGCTTCCGGATTTCCGCCTGCCGCCGCTTGCGCTGGGCAAGCCGGGCGTGTCGAGCGCCGATTTCCATCGCGGCGAACCGCGGCTGCTCAACATCTTCGCCAGCTGGTGCATCCCGTGCGCCGCAGAGGCGCCGCAGCTGATGCGGCTGAAGGCGATGGGCATCCCGGTCGATGCGGTCGCGATCCGCGACACCGCGCCTGCGCTGACCGCCTTCCTGCGCCGCAACGGCGATCCCTATGCGCGGATCGGCGACGACCGGCAGAGTTCTGTGCAGCTCGCGCTGGGCTCATCGGGCGTGCCGGAGACGTTCGTGGTCGACGGGCAGGGGCGCATCGTCCTCCAGCATGTCGGCGATATCCGCGCGGAGGACATCGACGCGATCGCCGCCGCGGTGAAGGGCGCGCGATGA
- a CDS encoding heme lyase CcmF/NrfE family subunit, which produces MIAEAGLAALWFAAALAAVQLLLAAAAVRRGQAEVIAGVRPVAILQGSFAAIAMAALIAVFLASDMSVRVVVENSAAAKPWIYKFAGAWGNHEGSMLLWVTILGLAGGAVAVLERRLDARTLVATLGAQAALALGFYAFLLFSSNPFDRVSPAPRDGLGLNPLLQDPGLAFHPPTLYIGYVGISVAFSFAVGALVTGEVGPAFARAMRPWVLAAWVFLTIGITAGSYWAYYELGWGGWWFWDPVENASLMPWLAATALLHSVSVLAARDGLRAWTVMLSVVAFSMSMIGTFLVRSGILTSVHAFAVDPRRGAFILVLLALYIGGALALFGARIGAVRAGTTFEPVSREGGLVVNNLLLSVILGIVLIGTLYPLVAASFGVQLSVGPPFFNKAAGPIALALVVVMAVGPLVRWRRDDAGQLTGRMTWPIAATCFAAAALVAFGPMPVLPTIGLALAAGLAVGSVLPIIGRHPLRTPLFTWGMVVAHLGIAVSLAGMASDSAFTKETLLAVRVGQPARVGPFTVRLDGIKPVIGEGWSALEARLSATRDDDLTVLRPQSRFFATPTTTTSESAIATFWDGQLYTVLGRPDGEGRWQLRLWWKPFVTLIWLGGALVALGGMLSLVGRWRRERRVRMREYWA; this is translated from the coding sequence ATGATCGCGGAGGCGGGCCTGGCCGCGCTCTGGTTCGCCGCGGCGCTCGCGGCGGTCCAGCTGCTGCTCGCCGCCGCGGCGGTGCGCCGCGGGCAGGCGGAGGTCATCGCCGGCGTCCGCCCCGTCGCGATCCTGCAGGGCAGCTTCGCGGCGATCGCGATGGCGGCGCTGATCGCGGTGTTCCTCGCCTCCGACATGTCGGTGCGCGTCGTCGTCGAGAACAGCGCGGCGGCCAAGCCGTGGATCTACAAGTTCGCGGGCGCATGGGGCAATCACGAAGGGTCAATGCTGCTCTGGGTCACCATCCTCGGCCTGGCCGGCGGCGCGGTGGCGGTGCTGGAACGCCGGCTGGACGCGCGCACGCTGGTCGCGACGCTGGGCGCGCAGGCGGCGCTGGCGCTCGGTTTCTACGCCTTCCTGCTCTTTTCCTCGAACCCGTTCGACCGGGTCAGCCCGGCGCCGCGCGACGGGCTGGGCCTCAACCCGCTGCTCCAGGATCCCGGTCTCGCCTTCCACCCGCCGACGCTCTACATCGGCTATGTCGGCATTTCGGTCGCCTTTTCCTTCGCAGTCGGCGCGCTGGTGACGGGTGAGGTCGGCCCCGCCTTCGCGCGCGCGATGCGCCCCTGGGTGCTGGCGGCGTGGGTGTTCCTGACGATCGGCATCACCGCGGGCAGCTACTGGGCCTATTACGAGCTCGGCTGGGGCGGCTGGTGGTTCTGGGACCCGGTGGAGAACGCGTCGCTAATGCCGTGGCTCGCGGCGACCGCCTTGCTCCATTCGGTCAGCGTGCTGGCGGCGCGCGATGGGCTGCGCGCGTGGACGGTGATGCTTTCGGTCGTCGCCTTTTCGATGTCGATGATCGGCACCTTCCTTGTCCGGTCGGGGATCCTGACCAGCGTCCACGCCTTTGCCGTCGACCCGCGGCGCGGCGCGTTCATCCTCGTCCTGCTCGCGCTTTACATCGGCGGTGCGCTAGCGCTGTTCGGTGCGCGGATCGGCGCGGTGCGCGCGGGCACGACGTTCGAACCCGTCAGCCGCGAGGGCGGGCTCGTCGTCAACAACCTGCTCCTCTCCGTCATCCTCGGCATCGTGCTGATCGGCACGCTCTACCCGCTCGTCGCGGCGAGCTTCGGCGTCCAGCTGTCGGTCGGGCCGCCGTTCTTCAACAAGGCGGCGGGGCCGATCGCGCTCGCGCTCGTCGTCGTCATGGCGGTGGGGCCGCTGGTCCGCTGGCGACGCGACGATGCGGGGCAGCTGACCGGCCGGATGACGTGGCCGATCGCGGCGACGTGCTTCGCCGCCGCCGCGCTCGTCGCCTTCGGGCCGATGCCGGTGCTGCCGACGATCGGCCTGGCGCTCGCGGCGGGGCTGGCGGTGGGAAGCGTGTTGCCGATCATCGGCCGGCATCCGCTGCGCACGCCGCTGTTCACCTGGGGCATGGTCGTTGCGCACCTTGGCATCGCCGTCAGCCTGGCGGGCATGGCATCGGACAGCGCCTTCACGAAGGAGACGCTGCTCGCGGTCCGTGTCGGCCAGCCGGCGCGGGTCGGTCCGTTCACCGTGCGGCTCGACGGGATCAAGCCGGTGATCGGCGAGGGTTGGTCGGCGCTGGAGGCGCGGCTGTCCGCGACGCGCGACGACGACCTGACCGTGCTGCGTCCGCAATCGCGCTTCTTCGCGACACCGACGACGACGACCAGTGAAAGCGCGATCGCGACCTTCTGGGACGGGCAGCTCTACACCGTGCTCGGCCGGCCGGATGGCGAGGGGCGGTGGCAGCTGCGGCTGTGGTGGAAGCCGTTCGTGACGCTGATCTGGCTGGGCGGCGCACTGGTCGCGCTGGGCGGCATGCTGTCGCTGGTCGGCCGCTGGCGGCGCGAGCGGCGGGTGCGGATGCGGGAGTATTGGGCATGA
- the ccmE gene encoding cytochrome c maturation protein CcmE, with the protein MTPKNQRLTLVLLALGAVVAAGLLALSALKDQASFFYSPSDARRDGLPLGRDVRLGGMVQAGSIARAADGVTVRFVVGDGQATTPVTFKGIAPDLFRERSGVVAEGHFNPDGSFTATNLLAKHDEKYMPPEVAGAMHETKTLEQ; encoded by the coding sequence GTGACGCCCAAGAACCAGCGGCTGACGCTCGTGCTGCTCGCGCTCGGCGCGGTCGTCGCGGCGGGGCTGCTCGCACTGTCGGCGTTGAAGGATCAGGCGAGCTTCTTCTATTCTCCGTCCGACGCGCGTCGCGACGGCCTGCCGCTCGGCCGCGATGTGCGGCTGGGCGGGATGGTGCAGGCGGGATCGATCGCCCGCGCGGCAGACGGGGTCACGGTCCGCTTCGTCGTCGGCGACGGGCAGGCGACGACGCCGGTGACGTTCAAGGGCATCGCGCCCGACCTGTTCCGCGAACGCTCCGGCGTCGTCGCGGAGGGGCATTTCAACCCCGACGGCAGCTTCACCGCGACCAACCTGCTCGCCAAGCATGACGAGAAATACATGCCGCCCGAGGTCGCGGGCGCGATGCACGAAACGAAGACACTGGAGCAATGA
- the ccmC gene encoding heme ABC transporter permease CcmC, protein MTGATVPSLHALANPARFLRIARPLTPVLTLTGIALIAIGCWAGLTRTPADYLQGETVRILYIHVPAAWLGMGGWTGLAIASAAFLIWRHPLAQVAARAIALPGAVFVAICLVTGSIWGRPTWGTWWQWDGRLTSMLLLFFVYCGYMALARADAERGGDGRIPALYGIGGTVLLPVIRYSVVWWNTLHQGPSIGLTRSSIDASILWPLGFTGAGATLLFAGIVLMRMRAELARTKAEARMRRMVRV, encoded by the coding sequence ATGACCGGCGCCACCGTGCCGAGCCTCCACGCCCTTGCCAATCCTGCGCGCTTCCTGCGGATCGCCCGGCCGCTGACGCCGGTGCTGACGCTGACGGGCATCGCGCTGATCGCGATCGGCTGCTGGGCGGGGCTGACGCGGACGCCGGCCGACTATCTGCAGGGCGAGACGGTGCGCATCCTCTACATCCATGTCCCCGCCGCATGGCTGGGGATGGGCGGGTGGACCGGGCTCGCCATCGCCAGCGCGGCCTTCCTGATCTGGCGCCATCCGCTCGCGCAGGTCGCGGCGCGCGCGATCGCGTTGCCTGGTGCGGTGTTCGTCGCCATCTGCCTCGTCACCGGATCGATCTGGGGGCGGCCGACCTGGGGGACGTGGTGGCAGTGGGACGGGCGGCTGACGTCGATGCTGCTGCTGTTCTTCGTCTATTGCGGCTATATGGCGCTGGCGCGCGCGGACGCGGAGCGGGGCGGCGACGGGCGCATCCCTGCGCTTTATGGCATCGGCGGCACCGTGCTGTTGCCGGTCATCCGCTATTCGGTGGTGTGGTGGAACACGCTGCACCAAGGGCCGTCGATCGGCCTGACGCGGTCGAGCATCGACGCCAGCATCCTGTGGCCGCTGGGTTTCACCGGCGCGGGCGCGACATTGCTGTTCGCGGGCATCGTGCTGATGCGGATGCGCGCCGAGCTCGCCCGGACCAAGGCGGAAGCGCGGATGCGGCGGATGGTGCGCGTATGA
- a CDS encoding Leu/Phe/Val dehydrogenase: protein MTSVWDLPDFDNHEGVHAFTDPESGLRAVVAIHSTHLGPAAGGARFWHYAAGDQAVTDALRLSRGMSFKNAMANLALGGGKGVILADKPGAVISEAQLKAFGRAVESLGGRYVTAEDVGMSEARMKVIAGETRYVSGLPVETGAAGGDPGPYTAHGVYLGVKAAAQRGLGATDMKGVHVAIQGVGSVGGGLARLLAQDGAKLTLADVDAARAQALAAELGGEAVAAGTILGVEADIFSPNALGAILTEATIPTLTAKVVAGGANNQLATREDYDRLHERGILYAPDYVINAGGIINVGLEYLGQGDEAEVMARIDKIPARLNEVWDESDRTGRPAAEVADTIAQRLIGRG from the coding sequence ATGACCTCGGTGTGGGATCTTCCCGATTTCGACAATCACGAGGGCGTCCACGCCTTCACCGATCCCGAATCGGGCCTGCGCGCGGTCGTCGCGATCCATTCGACGCATCTCGGACCGGCGGCGGGCGGCGCGCGCTTCTGGCATTATGCGGCCGGCGACCAGGCGGTGACCGACGCGCTGCGCCTGTCGCGCGGCATGAGCTTCAAGAATGCGATGGCGAACCTGGCGCTCGGCGGCGGCAAGGGCGTGATCCTCGCCGACAAGCCCGGCGCGGTGATCAGCGAGGCGCAGCTCAAGGCATTCGGCCGCGCAGTCGAATCGCTCGGCGGCCGCTACGTCACCGCCGAGGACGTCGGCATGTCGGAAGCGCGGATGAAGGTGATCGCGGGCGAGACGCGATACGTCTCTGGCCTGCCGGTCGAAACCGGCGCGGCGGGGGGCGACCCGGGGCCGTACACCGCGCACGGCGTCTATCTGGGCGTCAAGGCGGCGGCGCAGCGCGGGCTCGGCGCTACTGACATGAAGGGCGTGCACGTCGCGATCCAGGGCGTCGGCTCGGTCGGCGGCGGGCTTGCCCGCCTGCTGGCGCAGGACGGCGCGAAGCTGACGCTCGCCGATGTCGACGCGGCGCGCGCGCAAGCGCTGGCGGCGGAACTGGGCGGCGAGGCGGTCGCGGCGGGGACGATCCTGGGCGTCGAGGCGGACATCTTCAGCCCCAATGCGCTCGGCGCGATCCTGACCGAGGCGACGATCCCGACGCTGACCGCGAAGGTCGTCGCGGGCGGCGCAAACAACCAGCTCGCGACGCGCGAGGATTACGACCGCCTGCACGAACGCGGCATCCTCTACGCCCCCGATTACGTCATCAACGCGGGCGGCATCATCAACGTCGGGCTCGAATATCTCGGCCAGGGCGACGAGGCCGAGGTGATGGCGCGGATCGACAAGATCCCGGCTCGCCTCAACGAAGTGTGGGACGAAAGCGACCGCACCGGCCGCCCCGCCGCCGAAGTCGCCGACACGATCGCGCAGCGGCTGATCGGGCGGGGGTGA
- the gspN gene encoding type II secretion system protein N, translating into MRRLRLSTGPAALFGAMLAAALLVFLPMRLALGWIGLGDQGISARSVGGSVWDGRLVEARFGDLALGTLHAGLSPFALLVGRARIGLSDDAGSIRGAITISRHRRGLDDVTATLPTGRVFAPLPVTSLILEDVTIRFVDDACDTAEGRVRATLVGDAGGVPLPTQLSGNARCDGTQLLLPLASQAGTEAVDLRITGAGRYTAQMRIAPSDPAAAERLAAAGFTPSGSGYRLSIEGRF; encoded by the coding sequence GTGAGGCGGCTGCGCCTAAGCACCGGCCCTGCCGCGCTGTTCGGCGCGATGCTGGCGGCGGCGCTGCTCGTCTTCCTGCCGATGCGGCTCGCGCTCGGCTGGATCGGGCTCGGCGATCAGGGGATCAGCGCGCGCAGCGTCGGCGGATCGGTGTGGGACGGGCGCCTGGTGGAGGCGCGGTTCGGCGATCTCGCGCTCGGCACGCTGCATGCCGGCCTGTCGCCCTTCGCGCTGCTCGTCGGGCGGGCGCGGATCGGCCTGTCGGACGATGCCGGGTCGATCCGCGGTGCGATCACGATCAGCCGCCACCGCCGCGGGCTGGACGACGTTACCGCGACCTTGCCGACGGGCCGCGTCTTCGCGCCGCTGCCGGTCACGTCGCTGATCCTCGAGGATGTGACGATCCGGTTCGTCGACGACGCGTGCGACACCGCCGAGGGGCGCGTGCGCGCGACGCTGGTCGGCGATGCGGGCGGCGTGCCGTTGCCGACGCAGCTGTCGGGCAATGCGCGCTGCGACGGCACGCAGCTGCTGCTGCCGCTCGCCAGCCAGGCGGGGACGGAGGCGGTCGACCTGCGCATCACGGGCGCGGGGCGCTACACGGCGCAGATGCGCATCGCGCCGTCCGACCCTGCGGCGGCCGAACGTCTGGCGGCGGCGGGCTTCACGCCGTCGGGCAGCGGTTATCGCCTTTCGATCGAGGGGCGCTTCTGA